In Torulaspora delbrueckii CBS 1146 chromosome 1, complete genome, one genomic interval encodes:
- the TRS31 gene encoding TRAPP subunit TRS31 (similar to Saccharomyces cerevisiae TRS31 (YDR472W); ancestral locus Anc_5.601), giving the protein MSQRIILPSTSDEGVFNNSEGYEYTIGPKQSLPNEASMAMIPSRLYNESLMFRKQEVSLSATTFLFQGMVSYIHSHSKSSTEFESTLNEHGFSIGSKLLELLNLRASIPATAHSRTSNFLGTSASSNNALNETAGSATGSGANSLGASEHIYHNHENGSDSIASLITNTRSRDLKILDMLQFVHGTVWSYLFGHVSDDLVKSSERDNEYMIVDNRPVLTQFIPGGVSCDYFVCGIIQGFLNTAEFPCKVSAHCMPQNGFDRRVVYLIQFDKHVLEREGLRFGQ; this is encoded by the coding sequence ATGTCTCAAAGAATAATTCTACCGAGTACTTCGGACGAAGGTGTGTTCAACAACAGCGAGGGGTATGAGTATACGATTGGTCCCAAGCAATCTCTACCGAATGAAGCCTCCATGGCAATGATCCCATCGAGACTTTATAATGAGTCCCTAATGTTCAGAAAGCAAGAAGTTTCTCTGTCAGCAACtacttttctcttccaGGGTATGGTTTCATATATTCACAGTCACAGCAAATCATCGACAGAGTTTGAATCGACACTCAATGAACATGGGTTTAGTATAGGATCCAAATTATTGGAACTTCTCAATCTGCGAGCCTCAATTCCTGCAACAGCACACTCAAGGAcctccaatttcttgggcacttctgcttcttcgaaTAACGCCCTAAACGAAACAGCTGGATCAGCTACTGGATCCGGAGCCAATTCTCTAGGAGCATCTGAGCACATTTATCACAACCACGAAAATGGATCCGATTCGATAGCCTCCCTAATAACCAATACCAGGTCCcgagatttgaagatccTAGATATGCTACAATTCGTTCATGGAACTGTATGGTCCTACCTTTTCGGGCATGTCAGTGATGATCTAGTTAAATCCTCTGAGAGAGATAATGAATACATGATTGTAGACAATCGACCAGTGCTCACACAATTTATCCCTGGCGGAGTCTCCTGTGACTATTTCGTCTGTGGGATCATCCAGGGATTCCTCAACACAGCTGAGTTTCCCTGCAAGGTCTCAGCTCATTGCATGCCCCAGAACGGCTTCGATCGTAGAGTCGTCTACTTGATACAGTTCGACAAACATGTTCTCGAGAGAGAAGGACTGAGGTTTGGTCAATGA
- the SPO13 gene encoding Spo13p (similar to Saccharomyces cerevisiae SPO13 (YHR014W); ancestral locus Anc_5.602), translating into MQRKRFRVIPESEKPLQPKTTNVRTALVDTSSKTHSTKKTGSSSNKRKTSAAGEPKKRRKHNPGTVFESEDVRIKLVDQASKSAKSLDGACSTETQLGDPSPHGRLTKIDEEDDSLKLGDFDQPPQSTSTPILCSSPRYEPEQESSPFMVNELGRPSLMFYSPTAHPYYSQHSFRGNSQSQWRCFQEPERCSTHFVGANYHYLPSQPISVAQQPEPYMQMNYPAALVPPGIQGQPEYQVVYPSAIRGYHGMLPPGYPMTPYLRLPNNGLSTSNNSTPSYKSSGGEATYRSSEQGSKKGTGTGSV; encoded by the coding sequence ATgcagagaaagagattCAGAGTGATTCCAGAAAGTGAAAAGCCTTTACAGCCCAAGACAACAAATGTAAGAACTGCTCTCGTTGACACTTCGTCTAAGACTCATTCTACCAAGAAGACaggatcttcttcaaacaaacGAAAGACCTCAGCGGCTGGGgagccaaagaagagacgGAAACACAATCCTGGAACTGTCTTTGAGTCTGAGGATGTTCGAATAAAGCTCGTGGATCAGGCCAGTAAGTCTGCTAAGTCGCTAGATGGGGCTTGCTCGACTGAAACACAGCTAGGTGATCCTTCACCGCATGGGCGGCTAACTAAGatcgatgaggaagatgatTCCCTGAAGTTGGGTGATTTTGATCAGCCTCCACAGTCAACTTCAACACCAATACTATGCTCTTCTCCTCGTTATGAACCCGAGCAAGAAAGCAGTCCTTTCATGGTCAACGAACTTGGCCGTCCGTCGCTCATGTTCTATTCCCCAACCGCGCATCCATACTACAGTCAGCATAGCTTTCGAGGCAATTCCCAGTCGCAATGGAGATGTTTCCAAGAGCCAGAAAGATGTTCTACACATTTTGTTGGGGCAAATTACCATTATCTGCCCTCGCAACCTATTTCGGTGGCACAACAACCCGAGCCATACATGCAAATGAATTACCCAGCAGCATTAGTACCCCCAGGAATACAGGGCCAACCTGAGTACCAAGTTGTTTATCCATCAGCAATTCGAGGCTACCACGGAATGCTACCGCCTGGGTATCCTATGACCCCATATTTGCGGCTTCCTAACAACGGTTTGTCTACTAGTAATAATTCTACACCAAGTTACAAATCAAGCGGAGGGGAGGCCACATATCGAAGCAGTGAGCAAGGTTCCAAAAAAGGTACTGGGACCGGAAGCGTGTAA